Proteins from a genomic interval of Schistosoma mansoni strain Puerto Rico chromosome 2, complete genome:
- a CDS encoding putative eukaryotic translation initiation factor 4e, whose protein sequence is MTAVESEQRVKDEKEKEEEKPRPHPLQDSWSYYLFQFRKALDWDECLEKVATFSTIEDFWSVLTHTVRPREITYGKDLYMFKSDIMPKWEDPKNENGGRWLINVTARQDVDFLWDELLMLLIGSDWDTDEEDRQICGAVFQPRSRGSKLSVWLTSDNEEETILSIGRRIKERLELEDTIYFQPVSDQRSQTRGSDICTGKYEI, encoded by the exons ATGACGGCTGTTGAGAGTGAACAACGCGTTAAGGACGAGAAAGAAAAGGAAGAGGAGAAGCCGCGTCCACATCCACTCCAAGACtc GTGGTCTTATTATTTGTTCCAGTTCAGAAAGGCACTCGATTGGGATGAATGTCTAGAAAAGGTGGCAACTTTCAGCACTATTGAGGACTTCTGGAGCGTACTCACTCATACGGTTAGACCGAGAGAGATAACTTATGGCAAAGATTTGTATATGTTCAAATCTGATATTATGCCGAAGTGGGAGGATCCGAAAAATGAAAATGGGGGACGTTGGCTAATCAATGTTACTGCACGACAAGACGTCGACTT TTTATGGGATGAATTGTTGATGCTTCTGATCGGTTCCGACTGGGATACGGATGAAGAAGATAGACAGATATGTGGAGCGGTGTTCCAACCACGGTCTCGGGGTAGCAAGCTTTCAGTTTGGCTAACTAGTGACAATGAAGAAGAAACTATCCTAAGCATTGGAAGGCGAATTAAAGAGCGTTTAGAATTAGAAGACACAATCTACTTTCAACCTGTTTCTGATCAAAGATCACAAACTAGAGGCAGCGATATTTGTACTGGAAAATATGAAATTTAG